A window of the Pyxidicoccus trucidator genome harbors these coding sequences:
- a CDS encoding DMT family transporter, which produces MRTGLLTVLALVGFAANSLLCRAALAGGGRLIDAASFTGVRLVSGALVLAVLLRVRGGRYTGGSWPSALALFVYAAGFSLAYVRIPAGVGALLLFGCVQATMLGMGLARGERPKAREVAGLLLALSGLVGLTAPGGSAPDPVGAALMAGAGVAWGVYSLRGRGNRNPLAATADNFLRSVPMAAALSAVGLWVQGTPHATGHGVALAVASGALASGVGYSLWYAALPHLTATRAAIVQLSVPVLAAVGGVLLLGETLTQRLVFAGAALLMGVLLALSAKAAPRAPVAAPTRE; this is translated from the coding sequence GCGCGGCGCTGGCGGGCGGTGGACGACTCATCGACGCGGCCTCCTTCACCGGAGTGCGGCTGGTGTCCGGCGCGCTGGTGCTGGCGGTGCTGCTGCGGGTCCGGGGCGGACGGTACACGGGAGGCTCCTGGCCTTCCGCGCTGGCCCTCTTCGTGTACGCGGCGGGCTTCTCGCTGGCGTACGTGCGCATTCCCGCGGGGGTGGGCGCGCTGCTGCTGTTCGGCTGCGTGCAGGCGACGATGCTGGGCATGGGCCTGGCGCGGGGCGAGCGGCCGAAGGCCCGCGAGGTGGCGGGCCTGCTGCTGGCACTGAGTGGGCTGGTGGGGCTGACGGCGCCCGGAGGCTCCGCGCCGGACCCGGTGGGCGCGGCGCTGATGGCGGGCGCGGGCGTGGCGTGGGGCGTGTACTCGCTGCGGGGGCGTGGCAACCGGAACCCGCTGGCCGCCACCGCGGACAACTTCCTGCGCTCCGTGCCCATGGCGGCGGCGCTGTCGGCCGTGGGGCTGTGGGTGCAGGGGACGCCGCACGCGACGGGGCACGGAGTGGCACTCGCGGTGGCCTCGGGAGCACTGGCGTCCGGCGTGGGCTACAGCCTGTGGTACGCGGCGCTGCCGCACCTGACGGCGACGCGCGCGGCCATCGTCCAGCTCTCGGTGCCGGTGCTGGCGGCGGTGGGTGGCGTGCTGCTGCTCGGTGAGACGCTGACTCAGCGGCTCGTCTTCGCGGGAGCGGCGCTGCTGATGGGCGTGCTGCTCGCGCTCTCCGCGAAGGCAGCGCCCCGTGCTCCCGTGGCCGCGCCCACGCGGGAGTGA
- a CDS encoding Uma2 family endonuclease, with amino-acid sequence MGNETKRPATYEDLLALPEHVVGQIIDGELIVMPRPASPHTVAHSVMLSDLLSAFQRGRGGPGGWWILDEPELHFGKDVLVPDMAGWRRERMPQIPRVPYFTLAPDWVCEVLSPSTASLDRKRKRELYAREGVTHVWLIDPDTRTLEVFQRHNGKWVERGTWSGDARIRAEPFEAVELELGALWPPELDAP; translated from the coding sequence ATGGGCAATGAGACGAAGCGTCCTGCCACCTATGAGGACCTGCTGGCGCTGCCCGAGCATGTGGTGGGGCAGATCATCGACGGTGAGCTCATCGTCATGCCGCGACCGGCGAGCCCGCATACGGTGGCTCATTCCGTGATGCTCAGTGACCTGCTCAGCGCCTTCCAGCGAGGGCGGGGAGGGCCAGGAGGCTGGTGGATCCTGGACGAGCCGGAGCTGCACTTCGGCAAGGATGTCCTGGTGCCAGACATGGCGGGGTGGCGCCGCGAGCGGATGCCCCAGATTCCGCGAGTGCCGTACTTCACGCTGGCGCCGGACTGGGTCTGCGAGGTGCTCTCACCCTCCACCGCGTCACTGGACCGGAAGCGCAAGCGGGAGCTCTACGCGCGCGAGGGCGTCACGCATGTGTGGCTGATAGACCCGGACACGCGGACGCTGGAGGTGTTCCAGCGGCACAACGGAAAGTGGGTGGAGCGAGGCACCTGGTCGGGTGACGCTCGCATCCGGGCCGAGCCGTTCGAAGCCGTGGAGCTGGAGCTGGGAGCCCTGTGGCCTCCCGAACTGGATGCCCCCTGA
- a CDS encoding Uma2 family endonuclease, producing MGNETKRPATYEDLLALPEHVVGQIIDGELIVMPRPANLHAVIYSRLLADLNGTFEHERGRLGGWWIVGEPELHLGRDVLVPDIAGWRIERMPDVPVAPYFTLAPDWVCEVLSPSTRALDRKRKPEVHAREGVGHMWLVDPESRTLEVLQQQDGQWAPRGTWSGDACVRAAPFEELELNLGTLWLRKPQAP from the coding sequence ATGGGCAATGAGACGAAGCGTCCTGCCACCTATGAGGACCTGCTGGCACTGCCCGAGCACGTGGTCGGGCAGATCATCGACGGTGAGCTCATCGTCATGCCGCGGCCGGCGAACCTCCACGCGGTGATCTACTCCAGACTGCTCGCCGACCTGAACGGCACCTTCGAACATGAGCGAGGAAGGTTGGGCGGATGGTGGATCGTCGGTGAACCGGAGCTGCACCTCGGCCGCGATGTCCTGGTTCCAGACATCGCCGGTTGGCGAATCGAGCGCATGCCAGATGTACCGGTCGCTCCGTATTTCACCCTGGCACCCGATTGGGTGTGCGAGGTGCTCTCTCCCTCGACCAGGGCGCTCGACCGGAAGCGCAAGCCGGAAGTCCATGCGCGCGAAGGCGTTGGCCATATGTGGTTGGTGGACCCGGAATCACGGACGCTCGAGGTGCTTCAGCAGCAGGACGGGCAGTGGGCGCCGCGAGGCACGTGGTCGGGCGATGCCTGTGTCCGGGCTGCGCCCTTCGAAGAACTGGAACTGAATCTCGGAACCCTGTGGCTGCGGAAGCCTCAGGCCCCCTGA
- a CDS encoding alpha/beta fold hydrolase has product MERRATPHRGCNLSWFVEGQGTPVVLIQGSGVGANGWRPQLDALTSRFQCLCFDNRAYGRSVPSAEPLSLELMAEDVLALMDAQGWDSAHLVGHSMGGLIAQYVARRARARVRSLALLCTFANGAAPSKLTPWLVGVGLRTRLGTRRMRQRAFMEMVLTPGELAAVDPDAMAKKLAGLFDRDLAESPPVLMQQVRTMARADARPFLSELAGLPTLVASAEHDRIATPASGRELAQGIPSARYVELGGTAHAMTMTRDAEVNALLVEHLERAEQGSRSATLAARA; this is encoded by the coding sequence ATGGAACGACGCGCGACACCGCACCGGGGCTGCAACCTGAGCTGGTTCGTGGAGGGACAGGGAACTCCCGTGGTGCTCATCCAGGGCTCGGGCGTCGGCGCCAATGGCTGGAGGCCGCAGCTGGACGCGCTCACCTCGCGCTTCCAGTGCCTGTGCTTCGACAACCGAGCCTACGGCCGCAGCGTTCCCTCCGCCGAGCCCCTCTCCCTGGAACTGATGGCCGAGGACGTCCTCGCGCTGATGGACGCCCAGGGCTGGGACAGCGCCCACCTCGTCGGGCATTCGATGGGCGGGCTCATCGCGCAGTACGTGGCGCGACGCGCGCGGGCCCGGGTGAGGAGCCTCGCGCTCCTGTGCACCTTCGCGAATGGCGCGGCGCCGTCAAAGCTGACGCCATGGCTGGTCGGCGTGGGCCTGCGCACGCGCCTTGGCACCCGGCGCATGCGGCAACGGGCCTTCATGGAGATGGTGCTCACCCCTGGGGAACTGGCGGCCGTCGACCCCGACGCCATGGCGAAGAAACTGGCCGGCCTCTTCGACCGCGACCTGGCGGAGTCCCCGCCCGTCCTGATGCAGCAGGTGAGGACCATGGCTCGCGCGGATGCACGGCCCTTCCTCTCCGAGCTGGCCGGCCTCCCCACACTCGTCGCAAGCGCGGAGCACGACCGCATCGCCACGCCCGCCTCCGGCCGCGAGCTCGCGCAGGGGATTCCCAGCGCGCGCTACGTCGAGCTGGGCGGCACCGCCCACGCGATGACGATGACCCGCGACGCGGAGGTCAACGCCCTGCTGGTGGAGCACCTGGAGCGCGCGGAGCAGGGCTCCCGCTCCGCCACGCTCGCCGCTCGGGCCTGA
- a CDS encoding substrate-binding domain-containing protein has protein sequence MRLPALSGGPARALALLLAALAVPAAHAQTNTPTISCPTTQVVYVAGSSAVRSFLTVVAPLLAQDTPAYSVVYQAQGSCTGVTAIYSADPTKRVMKDIPAAGTRAANYAILLKADGSAQECSLPPEGVLVDVGVSDVFASTCAVEAPAGVQIADYEGPIQPMTFVVPVNSTQKSISAEAAYMAFGMGGNAGKATPWLEASLFFVRNASSGTQQMIARAISVPADKWWGVDRGGSDGVRKNMKLLLDASSSEKAIGILSTDVADEERSNLRILAFQARGQKCGFLPDSTPFAKDKANVRDGHYPIWGPVHFYTRVENGLPTAAAGALVSRFAAPQLEQPLLEAIINKHLVPKCAMRVKRTTEMGPLSPVTSGLRCGCFFDKVANGASSCTPCGGPGDCPSSAPSCNYGYCEQGG, from the coding sequence ATGAGACTTCCCGCCCTTTCCGGCGGCCCGGCGCGCGCGCTGGCCCTGCTCCTCGCCGCGCTCGCCGTCCCGGCCGCCCACGCGCAGACGAACACGCCCACCATCTCCTGTCCCACCACCCAGGTCGTCTACGTGGCGGGCTCGTCGGCCGTCCGCTCGTTCCTCACGGTGGTGGCGCCGCTGCTCGCCCAGGACACGCCCGCCTATAGCGTCGTCTACCAGGCCCAGGGCTCGTGCACCGGCGTCACCGCCATCTACAGCGCGGACCCGACGAAGCGGGTGATGAAGGACATTCCCGCCGCGGGGACGCGGGCCGCCAACTACGCCATCCTGCTCAAGGCGGACGGCTCGGCGCAGGAGTGCTCGCTGCCGCCGGAGGGCGTGCTGGTGGACGTCGGAGTGTCGGACGTCTTCGCCTCCACGTGCGCCGTCGAGGCCCCCGCCGGGGTGCAGATCGCCGACTACGAGGGCCCCATCCAGCCGATGACCTTCGTGGTGCCGGTGAACTCCACGCAGAAGAGCATCAGCGCGGAGGCGGCGTACATGGCCTTCGGCATGGGCGGCAACGCGGGCAAGGCCACGCCCTGGCTGGAGGCCTCGCTGTTCTTCGTGCGCAACGCGAGCTCCGGCACGCAGCAGATGATTGCCCGGGCCATCAGCGTGCCGGCCGACAAGTGGTGGGGCGTGGACCGTGGCGGCAGTGACGGCGTGCGCAAGAACATGAAGCTGCTGCTGGACGCCAGCTCCTCGGAGAAGGCCATCGGCATCCTCTCCACGGACGTGGCGGACGAGGAGCGCTCCAACCTGCGCATCCTTGCCTTCCAGGCCCGGGGGCAGAAGTGCGGCTTCCTGCCGGACTCGACTCCGTTCGCCAAGGACAAGGCGAACGTGCGTGATGGCCACTACCCCATCTGGGGGCCGGTGCACTTCTACACGCGCGTGGAGAATGGCCTGCCCACGGCCGCCGCAGGCGCGCTGGTGAGCCGCTTCGCCGCCCCGCAACTCGAGCAGCCGCTGCTGGAGGCCATCATCAACAAGCACCTGGTGCCCAAGTGCGCGATGAGGGTGAAGCGCACCACGGAGATGGGCCCGCTGTCGCCCGTCACCTCCGGCCTGCGCTGCGGCTGCTTCTTCGACAAGGTGGCCAACGGCGCCTCCTCCTGCACGCCGTGCGGTGGCCCCGGGGACTGTCCGTCCTCGGCGCCCTCCTGCAACTACGGCTACTGCGAGCAGGGCGGCTGA
- a CDS encoding PEGA domain-containing protein gives MTPISMFRPDRLALVLLLALAAGSASAAAPARKASSSRTQQMEEAQRRYERGKEFYEESDFRAALVEFQRAYELAPSYRLLYSIAQVQYQLQDYAGALGSFQQYLREGQADIPAQRRDEVQREVERLRSRVASLDIVTQPVGAQVSVDDQPVGRTPLSEPVVVSAGRRKVTAELPGEPPVTRIVDVAGMDTLRVQLDFAPPPAQKPVAAQAPVSSVPTAATPGLTARAEPRGFPWKLWTATGALAVGAGVTAVLASSAASDLKTQRDTFGVTRAQLDDASSKAKTMALTSDILTGATVVAAGISAFMTFSGGSSAEAAAPSVTVGVGPGSVGVAGAF, from the coding sequence ATGACTCCCATCTCGATGTTTCGTCCAGACCGGCTCGCCCTCGTGCTCCTCCTGGCGCTGGCGGCGGGCAGCGCCAGCGCTGCTGCTCCCGCTCGCAAGGCTTCCTCGTCGCGCACCCAGCAGATGGAGGAGGCGCAGCGGCGCTATGAGCGCGGCAAGGAGTTCTACGAGGAGAGCGACTTCCGCGCGGCGCTCGTGGAGTTCCAGCGCGCCTACGAACTGGCGCCCAGCTACCGGCTCCTCTACAGCATCGCCCAGGTCCAGTATCAGCTGCAGGACTACGCGGGCGCGCTGGGCAGCTTCCAGCAGTACCTGCGGGAGGGGCAGGCGGACATCCCCGCCCAGCGCCGCGATGAGGTGCAGCGCGAGGTGGAGCGCCTGCGCTCGCGCGTGGCGTCCCTGGACATCGTCACCCAGCCGGTGGGCGCGCAGGTGTCCGTGGATGACCAGCCGGTGGGGCGCACGCCCCTGTCCGAGCCCGTGGTGGTGAGCGCTGGCCGGCGCAAGGTGACGGCCGAGCTTCCCGGGGAGCCTCCGGTGACGCGCATCGTGGACGTGGCCGGAATGGACACCCTGCGGGTGCAGCTCGACTTCGCGCCCCCGCCCGCTCAGAAGCCCGTCGCCGCCCAGGCGCCCGTGTCCTCCGTCCCCACGGCTGCCACTCCCGGCCTCACGGCGCGGGCCGAGCCTCGCGGCTTCCCCTGGAAGCTGTGGACGGCCACCGGCGCGCTGGCGGTGGGAGCGGGCGTCACCGCCGTGCTCGCCAGCAGCGCGGCCAGTGACTTGAAGACCCAACGCGACACCTTCGGGGTGACGCGCGCCCAGTTGGATGACGCCAGCAGCAAGGCGAAGACGATGGCCCTCACCAGCGACATCCTCACCGGGGCCACGGTGGTGGCCGCCGGCATCTCCGCCTTCATGACCTTCTCCGGCGGCTCCTCCGCCGAGGCTGCCGCCCCGTCCGTGACGGTGGGCGTGGGCCCCGGCAGCGTCGGCGTCGCCGGTGCCTTCTAG
- a CDS encoding serine/threonine protein kinase, with protein MSAPRDAVGSAALLGRYELVSELGHGGMAKVFRARAAGPGGFEKTLVVKCILPHLAQDPQFVEMFLAEARLAARLNHPNLVQIFDFGEAEGAYFLAMEYIDGPTLRALLRRLGAQGQAMPYPLCARIASAVCEGLTFAHEFCDPDTGEALRMIHRDVSPDNILLSRSGNVKLVDFGIAKVTSQASQTRVGTLKGKVPYMAPEQLRNEALDPRMDVYSLGVVLYEMVAGAKPFEAGNEAALMHSILFEPFIPVAARREDVPEALERIIQRALAKDRATRYASCREMQADLDRYLLSCGHPVGTQHVAQLITRAAVPIGGSPVVGTPVSGSVSPAREGSRGSGQLRPITGGSMRAPTEVNPEPPSTGPTNPQLLTRGRGALLAAMVAGALLAGAVAMVLRPGSGDVPSTPSTPVAAATARGVASPTNGAAPTGAPGATTPEGTIIPPAGVATTAVRGPAAEGTVIPPAGGAAATPEGTVVPPAGGAAVTPEGTVVPRAGGAAATPEGTVIPPTGGAATALAQAPAEPTEVELQVTVTPRKAQLRLDDKPLVGNPFSDSFPRDGRVHTLRVTAAGYAPVVKEVRFDRDLALDITLSRRGQESRRPAVVESTPREPAQAQPQEPDFAELPAKPTRRKPPRRTLDPDNPWAEQGNTSSSEGQ; from the coding sequence GTGTCGGCCCCCCGAGATGCAGTAGGCAGCGCAGCCCTGCTGGGCAGATACGAGCTCGTCTCGGAGCTGGGGCACGGCGGCATGGCGAAGGTGTTCCGCGCGCGTGCCGCGGGCCCTGGCGGCTTCGAGAAGACGCTGGTGGTGAAGTGCATCCTGCCGCACCTGGCGCAGGACCCCCAGTTCGTCGAGATGTTCCTCGCCGAGGCGCGGCTGGCGGCGCGGCTCAACCATCCCAACCTCGTGCAGATCTTCGACTTCGGCGAGGCGGAGGGCGCGTACTTCCTGGCGATGGAATACATCGACGGGCCGACGCTGCGCGCGCTGCTGCGGCGGCTGGGCGCGCAAGGGCAGGCGATGCCCTATCCCCTGTGCGCGCGCATCGCCTCGGCGGTGTGCGAGGGCCTGACGTTCGCGCACGAGTTCTGTGATCCAGACACCGGCGAGGCGCTGCGGATGATCCACCGCGACGTCAGCCCGGACAACATCCTGCTGTCGCGCAGTGGGAACGTGAAGCTGGTGGACTTCGGCATCGCCAAGGTCACCAGCCAGGCGTCGCAGACGCGGGTGGGCACGCTCAAGGGCAAGGTGCCGTACATGGCGCCCGAGCAGCTGCGCAACGAGGCGCTGGACCCGCGCATGGACGTGTACTCGCTGGGCGTGGTGCTCTACGAGATGGTGGCGGGCGCCAAGCCCTTCGAGGCCGGCAACGAAGCGGCGCTGATGCACTCCATCCTCTTCGAGCCCTTCATCCCCGTGGCTGCGCGGCGCGAGGACGTTCCCGAGGCCCTGGAGCGCATCATCCAGCGCGCCCTCGCCAAGGACCGTGCGACGCGCTACGCGAGCTGCCGGGAGATGCAGGCGGACCTGGACCGGTACCTGCTGAGCTGCGGGCACCCGGTGGGCACGCAGCACGTGGCGCAGCTCATCACCCGCGCCGCCGTGCCCATCGGCGGCAGCCCCGTGGTGGGCACGCCCGTGTCCGGCAGTGTCAGCCCGGCTCGCGAGGGCTCCCGTGGCTCCGGTCAGCTGCGCCCCATCACCGGAGGGTCCATGCGCGCCCCGACGGAGGTGAACCCCGAGCCACCGTCCACCGGGCCCACGAATCCCCAACTGCTGACGCGAGGCCGGGGAGCGCTGCTGGCCGCCATGGTGGCAGGCGCGCTGCTGGCCGGCGCGGTCGCCATGGTGCTGCGCCCCGGGAGTGGGGACGTCCCTTCCACGCCTTCCACGCCCGTGGCCGCCGCGACGGCGCGAGGAGTTGCGTCTCCGACGAACGGAGCGGCACCCACGGGCGCGCCGGGCGCGACCACCCCGGAAGGAACCATCATTCCACCCGCCGGTGTCGCCACCACGGCGGTGCGGGGCCCGGCCGCGGAAGGAACAGTCATTCCGCCCGCCGGGGGCGCCGCTGCCACCCCGGAAGGAACCGTCGTTCCGCCCGCCGGGGGCGCCGCCGTCACCCCGGAAGGAACCGTCGTTCCGCGCGCCGGGGGCGCCGCTGCCACCCCGGAAGGAACCGTCATTCCGCCCACCGGGGGCGCCGCAACGGCCCTGGCGCAGGCCCCCGCCGAGCCGACGGAGGTGGAACTCCAGGTGACGGTGACGCCGCGCAAGGCGCAGCTCCGTCTGGACGACAAGCCGCTGGTGGGCAACCCCTTTTCGGACAGCTTTCCCCGGGATGGCCGCGTGCACACGCTGCGCGTCACCGCTGCTGGCTACGCGCCCGTGGTGAAGGAAGTGCGCTTCGACCGCGACCTGGCGCTGGACATCACCCTCTCGCGGCGCGGCCAGGAGTCGCGCCGTCCCGCCGTCGTGGAGAGCACGCCTCGCGAGCCGGCCCAGGCCCAGCCGCAGGAGCCGGACTTCGCCGAGCTGCCCGCGAAGCCGACCCGCCGCAAGCCACCCCGGCGCACCCTGGACCCGGACAACCCCTGGGCCGAGCAGGGCAATACCTCTTCCTCGGAAGGCCAATGA
- a CDS encoding DEAD/DEAH box helicase, with protein MPAEPAQPSHPSAQEAGGPPFDTDGALLTWLRAHGLEHVTRLSLVMLGPRVEAALVPQFRMAIAGRRLVELTSAESVARWAAETTPSPKMRELLPRLACRHLEDERTAAEDARASLPERLRPPEESRTHAVHRLLVELRGRLPASVAPRPRRLLTEESLQWDVLLPGFRLREARASVLPVGAIAGFILPETRLTFSPTEAKADCTCGATACVHMLAAIDSALLWLRQPWTDAFGELLEEMLRPAWERTLRALERAVEESPSGASGTELSWRLEVIPSYGVELAPYVHRRNKKGQLSTGSRLTRRRLLQEFASLLSPTDARLAALLPESAAPASRELLFELVNHPRIFLEDTPELVRVERARVGLVAEDREGTVIVTAGVDGATLPATLLERVRKSKPEEALYLWDEGPRRLTVLDVGPEARSLLAVLQRHGNAFPPESHGALLERLSKFSQRLPVAMPRSVMGEALPPRNLPVLRLEAQPGTAVRLEVRVRPLPDSAALVPGEGSRDVHVRRGTTPFHAVRNFVHERKDAEALLARLPIDTAEPQEQPFTYLFNTAQGALLLLKVCASLEPKPELEWIGSPMRLLAGRGPAALKVSVGRRRQWFGVLGELAVEGERVELARLLDAARRKERFIHVGAQSYVEIEDALRQHLERLSDHAYLSRHGLEVGPSAVEALSALGASGAQVESDAAWRALAERIFAAKELRPRVPATLKTELRDYQQEGFRWLTRLASWNAGAVLADDMGLGKTVQALAVLLERSKLGPALVLAPTSVAFNWMDEAKRFAPSLKMTLYADSEDRGGTLERLGPRDVLVISYGLLTRDIERLSAVRFATLVFDEAQTLKNATTHRFRAARALQGDFRFALSGTPLENHLGELWALFAVVFPELLGSWEAFRERFAAPIEKGIDPTAAPALARVLQPFLLRRTKAQVEAQLPPRTDVRVPVVLSSPEWQLYEDARLAALSDLETSRPTMREQERRVEVLAALTRLRLLASHPRLYDPSSTLESSKLQRFMELVRELRAEGHRALVFSQFTSHLSLVREVLDAEGIRYEYLDGQTPQGARAERVRAFQEGDAPLFLISLKAGGFGLNLTAATSVIHLDPWWNPAVEDQASDRAHRIGQERPVTVYRLVARGTLEEQMLALHEHKRALVAGVLEGKDQAGRLTTKQLLALLSQKLAPPTADGDEPPPTRH; from the coding sequence ATGCCCGCCGAGCCCGCGCAGCCCTCGCACCCCTCCGCACAGGAGGCCGGAGGCCCTCCGTTCGACACGGACGGCGCGCTCCTCACGTGGCTGCGGGCGCATGGCCTCGAGCACGTCACGCGCCTCAGCCTGGTCATGCTCGGCCCCCGGGTGGAGGCCGCGCTGGTGCCCCAGTTCCGGATGGCGATTGCGGGCCGCAGGCTGGTGGAGCTGACGAGCGCGGAGTCCGTGGCGCGCTGGGCCGCCGAGACGACGCCCTCGCCGAAGATGAGGGAGCTGCTGCCCCGCCTCGCCTGCCGCCACCTCGAGGACGAGCGGACGGCGGCCGAGGACGCCCGGGCTTCACTCCCGGAGCGGCTCCGGCCTCCCGAGGAGTCCCGCACACACGCCGTCCACCGGCTCCTCGTGGAGCTGCGAGGCCGGCTACCCGCCTCGGTGGCTCCGCGTCCCCGACGCCTGCTGACCGAGGAGTCCCTGCAATGGGATGTCCTACTCCCCGGCTTCCGTCTCCGCGAGGCACGCGCCTCGGTGCTGCCCGTCGGCGCCATCGCCGGCTTCATCCTCCCCGAGACGCGCCTCACCTTCTCGCCCACGGAGGCGAAGGCGGACTGCACCTGCGGCGCGACGGCGTGCGTGCACATGCTGGCCGCCATCGACAGCGCGCTCCTCTGGCTGCGCCAGCCCTGGACGGACGCGTTCGGCGAGCTGCTGGAGGAGATGCTGCGCCCCGCCTGGGAGCGCACGCTCCGGGCCCTGGAGCGCGCCGTCGAGGAGAGTCCCAGCGGCGCGTCCGGCACGGAGCTCTCCTGGCGCCTGGAGGTCATCCCCAGCTACGGCGTGGAGCTGGCTCCCTACGTCCACCGCCGCAACAAGAAGGGCCAGCTCAGCACCGGCTCGCGCCTGACGCGGCGGCGGCTCCTCCAGGAGTTCGCCTCCCTGCTCTCCCCCACCGACGCGCGCCTCGCCGCGCTGCTGCCGGAGAGCGCGGCTCCGGCCTCGCGGGAGCTGCTCTTCGAGCTGGTCAACCACCCGCGCATCTTCCTGGAGGACACCCCGGAGCTCGTGCGAGTCGAGCGCGCCCGGGTGGGGCTCGTCGCGGAGGACCGCGAGGGCACCGTCATCGTCACCGCGGGCGTGGATGGCGCCACGCTCCCCGCGACGCTGCTGGAGCGCGTGCGCAAGTCGAAGCCCGAGGAAGCCCTGTACCTCTGGGACGAGGGCCCGCGCCGGCTCACCGTGCTCGACGTCGGCCCGGAGGCCCGCTCGCTCCTCGCGGTGCTCCAGCGCCACGGCAACGCCTTCCCTCCGGAGAGCCACGGCGCGCTGCTGGAGCGCCTGTCGAAGTTCTCCCAGCGCCTGCCCGTGGCCATGCCCCGCAGCGTCATGGGCGAGGCCCTGCCGCCGCGAAACCTCCCGGTGCTGCGCCTCGAAGCCCAGCCCGGCACCGCCGTGCGCCTCGAAGTCCGCGTGCGTCCGCTTCCCGACAGCGCCGCGCTCGTCCCGGGCGAGGGCTCGCGCGACGTCCACGTGCGGCGCGGCACCACGCCCTTCCATGCGGTGCGCAACTTCGTCCATGAGCGGAAGGACGCCGAGGCGCTCCTGGCCCGACTCCCCATCGACACCGCCGAGCCGCAGGAGCAGCCCTTCACCTACCTGTTCAACACCGCCCAGGGCGCGCTCCTGCTCCTCAAGGTCTGCGCGTCGTTGGAACCGAAGCCGGAGCTGGAGTGGATCGGCTCGCCCATGCGGCTCCTGGCCGGACGCGGACCCGCCGCCCTCAAGGTCTCCGTCGGGCGCCGGCGCCAATGGTTCGGCGTGCTGGGCGAGCTGGCCGTGGAGGGCGAGCGCGTGGAGCTGGCCCGGCTGCTGGACGCGGCCCGCCGCAAGGAGCGCTTCATCCACGTCGGCGCGCAGTCCTATGTGGAGATTGAGGACGCCCTGCGCCAGCACCTGGAGCGGCTGTCGGACCATGCGTACCTCTCGCGCCACGGCCTGGAGGTGGGGCCGTCCGCGGTGGAGGCGCTGAGCGCGCTCGGCGCCTCGGGCGCACAGGTGGAGTCCGACGCCGCCTGGCGGGCGCTGGCCGAGCGCATCTTCGCCGCGAAGGAGCTGCGGCCCCGGGTGCCCGCCACGCTGAAGACGGAGCTGCGCGACTACCAGCAGGAGGGTTTCCGCTGGCTGACGCGGCTGGCCTCTTGGAACGCGGGCGCCGTGCTCGCGGACGACATGGGCCTGGGCAAGACGGTGCAGGCGCTGGCCGTGCTGCTGGAGCGAAGCAAGCTCGGCCCCGCGCTGGTGCTGGCGCCCACCTCGGTGGCCTTCAACTGGATGGACGAGGCGAAGCGCTTCGCTCCCTCGCTGAAGATGACGCTCTACGCGGACTCGGAGGACCGGGGCGGCACGCTGGAGCGGCTGGGCCCCCGGGACGTCCTCGTCATCAGCTACGGCCTGCTCACGCGCGATATCGAACGGCTGTCCGCCGTGCGCTTCGCCACCCTCGTCTTCGACGAGGCCCAGACGCTGAAGAACGCCACGACGCACCGCTTCCGCGCCGCGCGGGCACTCCAGGGGGACTTCCGCTTCGCCCTCTCCGGCACGCCGCTGGAGAACCACCTGGGCGAGCTGTGGGCCCTCTTCGCCGTCGTCTTCCCCGAGCTGCTCGGAAGCTGGGAGGCCTTCCGCGAGCGCTTCGCCGCGCCGATTGAGAAGGGCATCGACCCCACGGCGGCGCCCGCGCTGGCCCGGGTGCTGCAACCCTTCCTGCTCCGGCGCACCAAGGCCCAGGTGGAGGCGCAGCTTCCTCCCCGGACGGACGTGCGCGTGCCGGTGGTCCTCTCCTCGCCCGAGTGGCAGCTCTACGAGGACGCACGGCTCGCGGCGCTCTCGGACCTGGAGACGAGCAGGCCGACGATGCGCGAGCAGGAGCGGCGCGTGGAAGTCCTGGCCGCGCTCACCCGGCTGCGCCTGCTGGCGTCGCACCCGCGCCTCTATGACCCGTCCTCGACGCTGGAGTCCTCCAAGCTCCAGCGCTTCATGGAGCTGGTGCGCGAGCTGCGCGCCGAGGGCCACCGGGCGCTCGTCTTCAGCCAGTTCACCTCCCACCTGTCGCTGGTGCGCGAGGTGCTGGACGCGGAGGGAATCCGGTACGAGTACCTCGACGGCCAGACGCCGCAGGGCGCACGGGCGGAGCGGGTGCGGGCCTTCCAGGAGGGGGACGCGCCGCTGTTCCTCATCTCGCTCAAGGCGGGCGGCTTCGGGCTCAACCTCACCGCCGCCACCAGCGTCATCCACCTGGACCCCTGGTGGAACCCCGCCGTGGAGGACCAGGCGTCGGACCGCGCCCACCGCATCGGCCAGGAGCGCCCCGTCACCGTCTACCGGCTGGTGGCGCGCGGCACCCTGGAGGAGCAGATGCTGGCGCTGCACGAGCACAAGCGCGCGCTGGTGGCGGGCGTGCTCGAAGGAAAGGACCAGGCGGGCCGGCTCACCACGAAGCAGCTGCTCGCCCTCCTCTCCCAGAAGCTCGCGCCGCCGACCGCCGACGGGGATGAGCCGCCCCCCACCCGTCACTGA